tatatatatatatatccggaTAAGAAGTGAATTAGTCATACCATtgattaaattaataaatggaACACCAAAAGAGAATACAAATATTAATTAACTAGTTCTTTTCAATCTTACGCCTTGTTTGATATAGAAGACTATGTAAAGTTACTGGACCGAAGGAGTTACaaaaagcatatagaaatatactttTGCGTTTTTTTGTGGGAtcattgaaaaatatattataaccaaaTAATTGTTAtctacatttaaaaaaaataaaatattttttctattgtatttttttactatatgtGACACATATCCCTTTCAACTTCACATGAAGTCTTATAATTGtttggggaaacttcaaaaaccctctggtttcgcactttctcactttagtatcctgtgatttaaagtgtatcaagttagtatcctgtggtttcgcactttttcactttagtaccctgtggtttaaagtgtatcaagttagtactctgtggtttcatttttgtattaagttagtaccatgtggtttcaattttctctttttattatccattcggggtatataatttaacgaaatattaaaccacagggtattaaagtgagaaaatgcgaaaccatataatactaacttgatacactttaaaacatatgatactaaaataagaaagtacgaaatcaaagggtactaacttgatacactttaaaccaaaccACAGCGTACAAAAGTGAGAAAAGACCGAAACCACGTGGGGTTTTTTTTGAAGCTTTCCCTAATTGTTTTGTAGGGCATGGTTGTTGGCAGAAGCTTAGAATGTTTGTTTTGGTACTTGCAACGAAACTGATTGCAGGTAAACAAAAATGGTGTGGTCGGAAGGACTGCACTTGGGCCCCATTGCACTATCTGTCTTCCTATAGCaggaattgaaaaaaataaaataaaaataaacaaacaaacgaaacaaaatttaaactGAGTTATGTTATTCCTGTGTTAATATTTCCAATAGATTTATGTTTGTTTCACCGTAAATAGAGGCGTCGAAATCTATTTTTTCTCCTAAATAATTAGTTCAGATGTTTTGGATTAATTGTGAATgagaatataataaaaattatttaccgTTAAATATATCATTGATTTACGAGTTATTCATGACCGAATAAtcgtagaaataaattttagtggAAAAAAGAACAATGGAGTTTCGAATTTGACAGGCCATAAATAACTTTCACATTTGAAGGAGTTTGGACCATATTTCTATAGAGTGGTAAAGGTGTTTTCACATTGATGCTCCGTACTAGGGTTCATTTTTCTTGGTCTTAGCAAGTATATTTCACCGACctttcttttaattcttttcatagTTAATAGTCTATTAATAAAGATATACTTATTCTTATTAGCCTTTCAATCTAAGTGACTTAATAAGTTTATAACAAACTTGctattccaaatataaaatacgcaatattttgaaaatattataaatccTGAAGCTTCCCTTACTGCAATTCGCGATAATAAGTGGAGATAATAGTACGCCCACTCTCTAGTATAAATAGTAATTATATTCTAGAAGTATCTACACAACTCACAGAATGGTTCGCAATTCACACCatctaatataataaaataggGTGGGAGTTAGGTATATAGAGTCTGATTataatgctatcaatagcaccaaatactaGGTGGTagcaactacccactcaaccctaaacctTATATATATCACACTATTCCATCAAACGCACACCCAACCCTAGGGTACGACTATCATCCTAATTACATATTCCTTCATTCAGGtatgaaaatataataacatCAATgagttggtgctattaatagtatagtaacctaattctgaatatatatataataatgaggCATATTTTATGATTCCACTTGGTCGTTGAAATAagatattttatgataatttataAAAACATTTTGTGCCGTTGAAAATTAGGgacttattattattaccatTAATTTTCTCCTTGAAAACTCTTGACATCAACGATTTGACAGAATAACATAagcaatttatcttatttcaaaaaaaaaaaaaaaaaactcaaaagccgAATATAGTATGCCCTATTTGTGTATGaacattttaatatatttatttgatttattcaatATATGTTGGATGTGTATCATAATCAAAAATCTCAAATAGGTATcatattcacaaaaaaaaaaagaaaagataaatcaTTCATTTAGCTGGAATATGTTATTATTGTTCaagaagcgaaaaaaaaatatatatataatcacacGATTCGAATATATTATTccgacatttaaaaaaaatcttaataattatatagtgTATCTAGcaaatattgtatattttcgAGCAGGTCAAGGAATAATACGGAGGAATAAGATATTGGTGGAAACTATTGTTTGAGTGGATCAGATTCTGATTAATTAATGGAGAGACTTTGAGATACGGCGATATAAATGCCGCATAGATCCCACGTTGGCGAGAAGAGTCAAACTATCGAATGGTTGACCCGGTCCTCGCTCGTGTTTCTAGACAGTTCCCAGAAAAGCAGGAGAGGTGGGAATGGGAATGAACCAGAAATATCAGAAGCGAATGCGAACCTTCCCCCCTGATCGGATCGCTTTCCCAAAACTATTAAATACACACACCAGCAGGTCTAGCACTGCATCATCACATACGTGgccttctcactctctctctctctctctctctttctttcttttctttttttttacattagtTTCTTGTGCTGCAAGACACCTGCCCGAGTCTTCCGCTACAATTCCGCTACAATTCCCTGTACTGCCCCCACAAAACTACGTGCCCAAGCCCAACGcttcctttcctttttattattattattattattaattattttaatcgcACGAAaacaactttttatatttatatatcttttgtgtgtgtgtgtatgtatatgtatatatatatactcacacCTGATGATACCTCTTCCTTCCCTATCAATAACCGACCATTGAATTCTGGCGTTCGTTACCGTTGTTGCATGGGCTCGTGCTTCTCTTccgtcaccgccgccgccgccaaatTCGCTATGGACGTCCCCCGGCAACCGACGGCCAAGGTGGTCGCGGCGGACGGATCGCTGACGGAGTACGCCGCTCCGATCTCCGCATCCGACGCgctcggcggcgccgcctccgccgaaTTCTTCCTCTGCGATGCCGACCGCCTCTGCTTCGGCGCCTCCGTCCCGGCGCTGGGCCCCGGGGATCTGCTCCAACGGGGGCAGCTCTACTTCGTCCTTCCCCTCGCCCTCCGCGGCCGCGCACTCTCCGGCCTCGACATGGCCGCCCTCGCCGTCAAGGCCAGCGCCGCCCTCGAtaccgccgccgcagcagccgcATCTAGTAAGAAGAGAGGACGGAGAGTGATGCCCGTCGAAGACGCTCTAGTACAACATCCTTGTAATGGTTACGACTTTTATAGTACTATTACGGTATCTGCCTCGAATTCTGCGTCTAATAATTATGATAAGATGATGGCCTCAAAAAAGAAAGGTTCAGCTCGCACCCCGAGTGCAGCTTCTCGGCGTTTGAGGAGGATGTTGAGCACCATTCTGGAGGATGcggagtgaaaaaaaaaaaaaaagagcttaaTTTAGCTCGaattgtatttgattttatttttaatttttattgttccATTTAGATTACTTTCTCGTTCCAAATTTCATCAACGTATTTAGAAGCagcaatttttgtttatttatggTACTCAATTGAGAGCACTTTAAAAGTGGTTGTATATTTAATtgtttgtgaaatttttttaaaaaattagtgcCTGTGAATCAATATTCCCTAACTTATGTTCAATCCTAATCAATGTCCTTTCTAACATACAAAGCGTAAGATCAAATTACTCGAAAAACTTGAATGAATCTGTAGAGTGGATGCGTGATCAAAAAGTGTGCGGTTGGAATTATatcaaatattctttttaaattttgttattatttttgttattacaAAGGATGCGTTGCACGCACACTTGTGCGTTTATATTGTCATTTGTCCCACACCGGAAGGAGAACTGCACATTGAAAGGCAGCGAGGAATTAAAAGAAGGGCAACTCAGAATGTACGAGTCATACCTTTCTCGGCCTTTTGGCTAAGATCAAGTGTAGTATCTGTTCTTATCAGTTTAATGTCTGATACGCAGGCTATGTGCTTGCCTCGATATTAAATTCATTTTTCTGTGGGGGAGGGTCTGCCCACGGCAGCTTGCTGCTGCGGCCCTCGCGCGTCGCCCATGCGTTGCACTACTGCACGGGCCTGGCGCACCCCTACCAATACAAAGTCTcaaaaatttgttttaaaagaacTTGATTAGATCTACTAGTAAGTGATAACTACTAGTAAGTGATAACTAGCTAGTCCCAAATCTGTTGCTATTAGTATGAACATCTGTGACAAGATTTCTAACATAAGTGGccagccgcagcagcagcagcagaaatTAAGTTTTTCGATCATCAGAAGAACATAGTAAGTTTCATAGCAGAATCAAGACGATTCTGCCATGTGGTGTGCCAATTGAAGCAAAAAAAAGGCCTGGAATTACATATCTTGATCACAATGGTATGTATGCTCCGGCGTTGAAGCCCGACGTTTTCCAGATAACCCATCTCCTTACTGGGCTATCATCCTGGTCATCATCACTAGCAACTactcacaaatatatatatgtatatggtcAGGTCAAACACAACTAATTTCATACATAAGAGCAACTAACAGTCGAAAAGGTTTGATCACTTGCGGAAAAGAGGATTTATTATGGAGCAGTTGACAGCAttgctaattttctttttcagacAGCAAGGAGATGAGGTTCTCAAAAAACTCCATGTACCTCAGAACTGCAACTCTCTTGTGCTGGTGGAAATAAAGCTCTTTAGAATATTTCTCTACATTAaggacatgtttggttcacctattggTTCACCTATGCCGGATTATGAAATCGGAATGATATTTATTGATTCGAATTATTGTTGTTTGgtttataggaatcggattgCAATTCTGTTTCCACTCTGGAATGGAAAATGACCAAATACATGTATGGCCGAATCCGGTTTTGAATTCCGGATTGGCCTATTTTAAAGTAAACTACTTATAATCATCTCTCACAAACACTTTCCCCTTATCTTCCTTCATCACTCTTCTCTTTCTTAATCAAAGCTCTCTCTTATTTTTGAgtgattcgtcattccatttttttattctaaaacaatcaaattttatttatcatttctattccaatcatAAATCAATCATGCCCTAAAAGAACATAGAGAAAGTTTCATACGCACCTCGTGCTGTTTAGTACCGATTTGGCTCAGCTTCTGCAGAGATTCTCTACACAAGAAGTAGAACTCAAAGAGTTTTGGTGCAAATACATATAGAGCTTTCGACTCGATCAGAAAACTGAAATTggctttaacaaatttaaaggTTCTGCTTCAGGGTTCTGTTTGAATCTGTAAAACTATTAACTATAAAAACTATTGAGGCATCTCAGATTTTTAATGCTGAAACAATACTTCTGCAGAACCTCGAGCTGGCTAGAGAGGCATTTGGACTGATCAACAATTGCTCAATTATCTTGCACAAAAGATTCTGCTTTTGGCCTCTGTATGAAGTTAATTATCAGTATTGCAACAGAGAAGCTGTTAGTGACTAGATAAAAATACACCAGCCATCCAGTTTCGGTCAGATTTCTCAGTTCACGGGTTATCAAAAAGAACTTCTTAATTCCACCATGCAAAACAACCCCTTAGCTTACACACAGAAAAATATACTATCGCAGGATTATGATGCTTGATGAGTATTGAATCTTTTTAAGCTAATGTATAACCCCGTATGAGatggaaaagaaataaagaaacaaTTTGAACGATCAAAACATGCCACAGATGTATGAACCAGAGGCTTGCGACAGTCAAATCAAGAACTTAAAAGG
This window of the Ananas comosus cultivar F153 linkage group 19, ASM154086v1, whole genome shotgun sequence genome carries:
- the LOC109725026 gene encoding uncharacterized protein LOC109725026, whose protein sequence is MYMYIYILTPDDTSSFPINNRPLNSGVRYRCCMGSCFSSVTAAAAKFAMDVPRQPTAKVVAADGSLTEYAAPISASDALGGAASAEFFLCDADRLCFGASVPALGPGDLLQRGQLYFVLPLALRGRALSGLDMAALAVKASAALDTAAAAAASSKKRGRRVMPVEDALVQHPCNGYDFYSTITVSASNSASNNYDKMMASKKKGSARTPSAASRRLRRMLSTILEDAE